The Brevibacillus humidisoli DNA segment GTCTTTACCCCTGTCTGTGCTTCTCCCGTTTTCAACGTGTGCAGCAGACGGGAAAACGGAACGGCATCTGTCACGTACTGTCCCAGCACGTCTTCCGGTGCGAGTCCGGTGATCCGCCGGTTCGCTTCGTTTACATACCGAACAATCCCCGCCTTATCGATCACTACGACTCCGTCGTACAACGCATCAAGGATAGGTGCGGCAACCTCAATCATCTGCTGGAGCACGGATTGGCTCATGCGATCACTCCTTGATCAGGCGACGAACCTCCTCGTGCAGCGGACCGTTACTCGCCATCATCGATGGAAGATCATCGGGATCAAATGGTTTATGTTGATACGTCTGCCCCTGCCAGTCTGTAATCTTCGCACCCGCCTCCTGGGCAATCAAAATGCCGGCCGCCACGTCCATCACACTGGACCGCTGCAAGATGATGTAGTCGATCCAACCATTTGCCAATAAACACCAGTCCAATGCCGGGGCGATCGTCCGCAGCAGCCGTTTGCTTCGCAGCACAAACGGTTCGGTGAAAGCCAGTTCCTCTTCTCTGCTCAACGAATCACGTCCACGGATATAGGAACCCACCGCTTTGGTCAGTTCACGGCGTGTATTGACGGAGATCCGCCTGCCGTTGAGATAGGCTCCTTTTCCGCGCTCCGCCCAAAACATCTGCTCAGCGATCGGATTGTACACCACGCCCAGCACAATCTGCCCCGCTTGCTGTAGGGCAATCGAAACAGAGAAGTACGGATAGCCGATAAAGTAGTTGTTCGTCCCATCCAGCGGGTCGACGATCCAGAGATACTCGTCTTCTCGTCGCACCATCCCCACTTCCTCCGAGATGATCGTATGCGTGGGGAAGTGTTGGTGGAGCAAACGGATAATCCGCTCTTCGCTCCCTTTGTCTTCCGGCAGCTTCACATCGTTGTGCGATTCCAGATCAGGGGTTAGCTGCTGCATGAATCGTTGCTTCAGGTATCCACCCGCTTCGCGGGCCGCTTGTTTTGCAATCTCCAGCATCTTGATTCCTACTCCTTTTCCTGTCTTTTACATCCTTAGCAGACCTGCGAAGAGCATACTCGCCTCCCGCTGCAAAACGGTGTTTGTCTGTGGGGACTCCATTGGGTCGTTGTGACCTATTGCCGTTGCGTCGCGTGACGATTGCCTTGATTTTCCCTTGCCTTTTCATCGTGCGCTGACTATCATAGAAAAAAGCTGCTTGCTTACAAGAAAGGAGGCAGGTACACGTGAACAGCGATTTTATCCGCTTGAGAAACCTGGAAGGCGAGCTGAAGCTCACCCAGATGAACAGGAGCTACAGCTGTTCCGTCACCAGCAAAGAACTGGTGTTTCAAAAGCCGCACATGACCTACCATCTGTTCTTGCACGACATTCTCAGCATCGTGCCGATTTCACCGGAACAGCGGACGATTCCCTTTCGCCACAGTGCCGATCAGGCTCGTTCCGAGTATGGTTCCGATTACTATAAGATAGCCGTGAAGTGGGGACGGGTTGTTACCCGTTCCGGTGTTGTGGAACGGGAAGATATGGAGTTTATCGTCCCGCTGTCCAACAAGATGCTGCAGTACATCGCCAAATACAGCGGAATGACGATTATCCCGTAGCCCCCTTAGTTTTTGGGTGACCGAGGAGCATAAAGCTGCCGGTAGCGTGGGCCACTAATCGCTCCACATCGTCGTACAAGCTAGCCTCACACACGACCAGGCTTTGTCCGCGGTGCAGGATAGCGGCTACACAGCGCAGCTGTTTGCCCGTGCCGGGACGGATGTAATTAATCTTCAGTTCCGTTGTCACAGCGTACCGTCCGTTTGGCAGCGATCGGTTGATCAACGAGCCCATCGTCGAATCGATCAGCGTGGCCGTAATCCCACCGTGCACCACCCCGAGCGAATTGTGCATAAACGGTGTAATCGGCACGATAAACTGATACGTCCGCTTTTCCTCGTCGAGATACTCTCCCGACAGGCCGAGAAAACCGGACAGATAGGCGCTGTTCCGCTCCCGCTTGCGACGTACAGCTTGAGCGGCCAATGCAAGCACTTCACGCTCTTGTTCCGTTCCGTTCTCCCAAATCTCTCGTAATTCTTCCAGCATAGCTCTCTCCTCCGCTTCCGGTCGTTCCTAGTACCAGATCCTTTTCCATTGTACCCCAACGCCCAGATGTCGATCAAAAGCAAAACGCGCTCGGAGTGCTGCTCTTGAGCGCGTTTTCTGTATACTGCCTTTATCCATGTCGAACCCTATCTGTCAGTCTCCGCTATACCTTAAACCTTCCGATCAGCTGCTGCAGTTCTTCTGCCATTTTGGCCAAAGCAGAAGTGGATGCTGAAATATCTTCCATGGATGCCAACTGTTCCTCGGTTGCCGCGGAAACACTTTGCGTGCCCGACGCTGCTTCGGCGGCAGTCTCAGCGATCTGTTCAATCGCTTGGTTGACCTGTTCGCTGCTGGCGGATGCCTGTCTGGAAGATACGTGATCTGCTGGATCTGTGTAGTGACAATCCGGATCGATTGCTGGATTTGTTCAAACGATTCTCCAGCGGTATGGACCACCTCGATTCCCATAGTCACCTCCTCGGTGCCGGTCTCCATCAACTCAACAGCACGGCTGGTAGCTTCCTGAATCGTAGCAATCAGTTGGACGATTTCTTGTGTCGAGGCAGCAGCTTGTTCGGCCAGTTTTCTCACTTCGTCGGCAACAACTGCGAAACCTCGGCCATGTTCGCCTGCGCGCGCTGCTTCAATTGCAGCATTGTGGGCGAGCAGATTGGTTTGAGCGGTGATCTCGGTGATCACTTGAGTGATCTGACCAATATTTGCAGTATTGTCACTCAATGTGTTGACCACTACGGCTAGATCTTTCATTGTACGATGGATGGAATTCATCTGCTTGATCGCTGTTTGGATCGACTGGTTGCCTGCGACGGCCCTGTTGGACGTATCCTCTGCCTTCTGGGAGACATCACCGGCATGCGCGGCAATCTCCTAGATCTGGTTGGTCATCGCCGCAATTGATGCAGATCCCTCTCCCACACTTTGCACCTGCCGATCCGTACCAGCCGCTACCTCTTGGATGGTTAGAGAGATCTGTTCCGCTGCCTTGCTGTTTTGCTCTACACCGGCCGAAAGTTCCTCTGCTGACGCCACTACCTGTTCCGCCGACTCGCCAACCTGCGCGACAAGACGCTGAATCTGTTCCAACATCGCGTTGAACGACGCTGAGAGCTCGCCTACTTCATCCTTTCCTGTTACGGGCAAGCGTGCCGTCAAATCGCCTTCGTTGCCAGCCAATTCGTTCAACCGCTGCGATACGACAGTGAGCGGCCTCAGTTTTTTAAACAAGACGACAAACACGCCAGCCCCTCTCAACAAGACGAGAGCGATCATCACATTAGTCAGCATGAGATAGAAGGCCGCCATGTCGCTGGCTTGCTTCTTTTCCCCATCTACCCGCTTCTCCATCGTCTCCTGGAATTGCAGGATCATCTCATTGATCTTCTGTTTATAAGATGCATACTCCTCGCCAAACATCAATTGTCGGGCTTTGTCGAAATCGTCTGACTCGACAGCTTTCATCGCTTCCTCTCTAGCCTGACCAGATCATCCGATTGCTGCTTTGCCTGCTCGACTAGAGCCAGCTCCTCTTCGGGTGTGTTCAATTCCCGCAATTGTTGGATGACCCTTTCACGTGTCTTTGTCTCGTTTACCTCACGCCAATAATTATCGAAGTGAACACGGTCGCCAAACTGCACACAAGCCCGCATCTCATGAGTGAGGTAATCGGACGTATTTTTCAGGTCAAATCCAAGCTGTCTCGTGATGAGTTGCTTTTGAACCCATTCCCGTTCCTGTTAAATACTCGAATTCAACTGAAATACGGTGAGAACACTTACTAGCATGACAACAGTCAATATGCCGCCCATCAGTTTCAGCAAAACAGAAATTTTCAACCGATCCACCCTCCCACCTTTGTGCTATCTTTCCTTTTCCCAAATCGAAAATAGTCGAAACTTGTCGTTTTAATTACACAAATTTGTTTTTGTCGAATGAAGCAGATTTATCACTCCCCCCCTCTATTCTCTTATTGGAAAACTGGTCGCAAATCTTGAAATTTTCTTATTTTGCGGTATGATTGAAAGTTATAAGAGCTTAAGGACAACAGCTCTTTTGTCAGTGATTATTCCAAACGTCATATAGGGCAGAAAAGAGTCCCACAGGACATACGTTCTGGCTCACCAGAGAAACATCTCGACGTAGGATTCGACAGTAAGGAGAGGGAGGTAACCATGGCAAAGCAAAAACGTAGAAGTGACATGATTAAGAAGGGATTTGACCGTGCACCACACCGGAGTTTGCTCCGTGCGGCCGGGGTGAAGGAGGAGGATTTCGACAAGCCGTTTATCGCGATCTGCAACTCGTACATCGACATCATTCCGGGCCACGTTCACCTGCAGGAGTTCGGCAAAGTGGTTAAGGAAGCTGTGCGTGAAGCTGGCGCTGTTCCGTTTGAATTCAACACGATCGGCGTAGACGACGGTATTGCGATGGGCCACATCGGGATGCGCTACTCCCTGCCCAGCCGGGAGATCATTGCTGACAGTTTTGAGACCGTCGTGAATGCCCACTGGTTTGACGGTGTGATCTGCATCCCCAACTGCGACAAGATCACCCCTGGAATGATGATGGGGGCGCTTCGCGTCAACATTCCTTCCGTCTTTATCAGCGGCGGCCCGATGGCAGCAGGTAAGACAAGCGATGGTCGCAGCATCTCGCTCTCGTCTGTCTTTGAAGGCGTCGGTGCCCACCAAGCTGGACTTATTAACGACGATCAACTGCAAGAGTTGGAGCAGTTTGGCTGTCCTACCTGCGGCTCCTGTTCGGGGATGTTCACCGCCAACTCGATGAACTGTCTGGCAGAGGTGCTCGGGATTGCACTTCCCGGCAACGGTACCATTCTCGCCACGTGGCCGGAGCGCAAGGAACTGGCCAAATCAACGGCAGCCCATCTGATGCACTTGATCGAACATGACATCAAACCGCGTGACATCGTCACGGCAGAAGCGATTGACGATGCCTTTGCCCTGGATATGGCGATGGGCGGCTCGACCAATACCGTTCTGCACACGCTGGCGTTGGCCCATGAAGCCGGAGTCGATTATCCGATTGAGCGCATCAACCAGGTAGCAGATCGTGTGCCTCACCTATGCAAACTGGCTCCTGCCTCAGACTACCACATCGAGGATTGCCACCATGCAGGCGGTGTCTCTGCGATCCTGCGTGAGCTGTCGAAAAAAGAAGGCGCGCTTCACATGGAGCGGATCACGGTGACGGGCAAAACGCTGGCGGAAAACGTCAAGGATGCAGAAATCAAGGATGAAAAGGTGATCCATCGCCTCGACAACCCGTACAGTGAACGGGGCGGACTGGCCGTCTTGTTTGGCAACATAGCGCCAGAAGGAGCGATCATCAAAACCGGTGCGGTAGACGCCTCGATCAAAAAGCACGAAGGGCCGGCGATCTGCTTTGATTCTCAGGAAGAAGCGTTGGCGGGGATCGCGAACGGCAAGGTAAAAGAAGGCCATGTCGTCGTCATCCGCTATGAAGGGCCAAAAGGCGGACCGGGTATGCCGGAAATGCTGGCCCCTACTTCACAAATTGTCGGCATGGGGCTCGGTACCAAAGTGGCGCTGATCACAGATGGTCGCTTTTCTGGTGCCTCCCGCGGGATCAGTATCGGACACGTCTCTCCGGAAGCGGCCGAGGGCGGTCCAATCGCCTTCATTCGCGATGGTGATTTGATCACAATCGACCTCGAAGGGCGCTCGATCCAACTGCACGTCTCCGACGAAGAGCTGGCCAAGCGGAAAGCAGAATGGCCCGGATTTGAGCCGAAAATCAAGACTGGCTATCTTGCCCGCTACACCAAGCTGGTCACCAATGCGAGCAAGGGCGGGATTATGGAGATCTAGTAGTGACAGACTTCTGCTGCGTATGAGAGCTGGCATATACATGCCATATATGAAAAAAAGAACCCGAGTAAAGGACTCTATCAAAAGCCTGTTACTCGGGTTCTTTTCCGTCTGAGTTCGATTTGTGTGCTTGGGAACAAACCCAAAGCGCCCAAAATCACACATTACTGAGACCAATATGCGGGAGACTATAAGTTGGGCCAGGATTTTTCTACAGTGAAGGGGACCCGTTCCAGCGAATTACCTCAGTCCTTTAACTGAATTCGAGCTAGTTGCTACCACCTGTTAAAAATCCCTTAACAGCGTAGAAGCCCAACACCTCTCCATCCATTCGCACTGAAGACCGAGGCACGACTTGATAAGAAATTATGTAGGTCAAAGAGTTGTTTGCAGTAGTTGTGAAACTACGCACTACTCTCAACCTACCGCTAGCCTCTTTACTATTAGGTAAGATTACATAACGTACCGCAACGCCATCCGGCAAAGCCACTCTGTGGCTAGAGGAAGTGCCCGTTCATCGATCACAAACCGAGGGTGATGGTGCGGATATACCGGTCCTTCCGGCAGCCCCGCGCCGACGAAACAGAAGGCACCAGGCACTTTTTGCAGGTAGTAGGCAAAGTCCTCTCCAGCCATGTTAGGCTGCATGATACCGACATGTTGGGCGCCAAACACCGGTTCAGCTTCCTGCATCGCTGCCCTCGCTTCCCGTTCATGATTGATCACCGCAGGGTAGCCCCGTACATAATCCATATCGATCCGGGCCCCATACATCTGGGCTATGCTGGCAGCCGTCTGTTCCAATCGTCCCTGCAGCAAATCTCTTACCACAGGATCAAAACTGCGCACAGTCCCTTTCAGCACGGCCTTGTCCGCAATCACGTTAAACGCTGACCCGGACTGCAGCAACCCAAAAGTAACCACTCCTGAATCGAGCGGGTTGACCTGACGGCTGACGATATGCTGAGACGCCATCACCAGATGGGAGGCAATCACCAGAGAATCAACCGTCTTATGCGGCAGTCCGCCATGTCCCCCCTTGCCACTGATCGTGACCGTAAACAGGTCAGCCGCAGCCATCATCGGCCCCTGTGTTGTGTAGAAGGTACCCACCGGAAACTCTGACCATAGGTGGAGACCAAAAATCACGTCTACACCATCCAGCGCCCCTGCTTCTATCATCCCTATTGCACCACCGGGTGGAATCTCTTCAGCGGGTTGAAAGATGAAGCGAACACTCCCCCGCAGCCGATCGCGCATGCCGCTCAGGATCTGGGCCGCTCCCAACAAGGCAGCCATATGCCCGTCGTGCCCGCAGGCGTGCATAATCCCCGGCACTTCGGAAGCGTAGGGAAGCCCCGTCTCCTCCACAATCGCCAGCGCATCCATGTCGGCGCGCAGGGCTACCGTCTTGCCTGGTATCTTCCCCACGAGATCGGCCACCACGCCATATCCATTTACTCCCTCGCGTACGTCTAACCCAAACTGCCGCAACATACCGGCCACGACGCTGGCTGTCCTGCTCTCGGCATACGACAGCTCAGGATGACGGTGAAACTCCCTGCGCCATTTCACGATCTCTCCTGTCAGGCTTTGACAGGCTTCTTTTATCGTCATGTTTGTTTTTCCCCTCCCGATCAAGTGATGCTTGCGGATCGTTTGTTCTTTTCCTTCTTTTATTGTAGCAAATCCCGCAATCGTTGAGTTGCTCTCTTGAATTGTGACGCCGAACATAATAACATGTAGAAGGATTTTTTTCATCCGTGATACTTCTCGAGGAGGTTTCTCATGCGATTACGCAATATCCCCGGGGCTGAGGAAGCGCTCCGTCAATATCCAGTGTTCGTAGAAGACCCAACTGCCTATCGCGGGCGTTGGCAGGAACGCTTTGGCAACGACCACCCGCTTCATCTGGAGATCGGCTGCGGCAAAGGCCGCTTCATTACAACTCTCGCCGAGCAGCATCCAGAGATCAACTTTATTGCGCTGGAGGTAAAGGCAGAGGTGATTTACCGTACCGCCCAGAGGACCGAGAAGAGGCCCATACCCAATCTTGCGCTGGTTCAGTACAACGCGACCTTGCTACCCGATCTGTTTGCGGAACAAGAACTGGATCGCATCTACCTCAACTTTAGCGATCCCTGGCCTAAACGACGTCATCACAAACGACGCCTCACCTACGCCGGTTTTTTGCGGATGTATAAACAGGTACTGAAACCCCATGGTGAGATTCATCTCAAAACGGATAATGAAAAACTGTTTGAGTACTCGCTCAACCAGTTTTCTGAGGAACGATTCCAACTGCGTCACATCACGTTTGACCTGCATCAATCGCCGTTTGCCGAACAAAATGTGATGACGGAGTACGAAGAACGATTTGCCAGCCGCGGACAGCGGATTTATCGTACAGAAGCGGTTTACCTGCCTTGATCACGGAACAAATGAAACTTCCATCTCTCCTTCTGCACATGAGGAGATCCCACGAATATTACGCGCTTTGTACAGGCGGCGGCCCACCCAACTTGTGTAGTCACTACATATAGTAGGTGTAAACGCTGATGTAAAGAGGCGATGAATCTGAAGAAGAACGGTCTGTCAAGCGAAGATCTAACCCTGTTGGCTGCTCTCCTTGCGCTTGTAGCTGATATCCTTGTCATATGGGCACTGTTTAAAGAGAAACAGGAGAAAGAGAGCGATCTTTTATAAAGCAATGAACCGCGCAAAGCGCCTATTCGGCTGCCCTGACAAATGGCAGCCGATTATTTTATGCATCCCTCAAAAACCTGTTGCAACGTGATGTACTTTCATGGTAAGCGGATTCACCCGATCCTTCCATGAAAAAGAAACTGTTTTGCCTCAGGAAAAGTAGGGAATAACCCTAGTTATGTGCAATCGATGAACAACCAACAGGAGGCAGCAGGATGAAACGCAGGATCAAACTTAGTGTAGGTAAGAAACTGTATATGGGCTTTATCTTTATGATGTTACTCGTGCTTGGCGTTGGCAGCCTCGGCATGAAGGAAATGAGCAGTATCTATCAGGAAGCCGAAGAGATTAACGGAAACTGGCTGCCGGGCGTGAGCATCATCAACAATGTGAACTATCTAACCGAACGGGTTCTCTCTCTGGAACTGAAATACGTTGTGACGCAAGATCAGTCGCAACGGGACAAACTGCTTGCGGAGATGGATCAGACGCTGGGCAAAGTAGAGACAGCCCTTTCCCGATACCAGGCAAAGATCGTGCTGGACGAAGAACGAAAAGCGTTTACCAGTTTGCAGGAAACATGGGCACAGTACTTGGAGCTGCATCAGCAAATGATCGATGTCGGCAAACAGGGAGAAAGCTTTGCCATGGACCTGCTGCTGCTCGATGCCGACACGATCTACTCAGAAATGCAAGGGTATATCGACACTCTGATCAAGCTGAATAATGACGGCGCTAACCAGGCAATCAAGGAGGCAGATGCGGCCTACCAACGCGCTAACAACCTGACAGGATGGCTGCTCGGTATCTCTGTCCTTTTTGGTATGGTCTACGCCTACAGGCTAACCCGAAGCATAACGGTACCGCTGAAACAAATCTCGGACAATATGAAACAGGTTGGCCAGGGAGATTTGAGGGTAGAGGATGTTGCGTGTAAAAATCGAGACGAGATCGGCAGCCTGGCAGCGGATTGCAACAACATGGTCCGCGATCTGCGTGAAGTGATCGGCCAGGTCGGTACAAGTGCCGTCAATCTGTCGGCCAGCTCGGAACAATTGGCTGCAAGTGCCGATCAAACGGCAGACGCTACCCAACAAATTGCTTC contains these protein-coding regions:
- a CDS encoding PaaI family thioesterase; protein product: MLEELREIWENGTEQEREVLALAAQAVRRKRERNSAYLSGFLGLSGEYLDEEKRTYQFIVPITPFMHNSLGVVHGGITATLIDSTMGSLINRSLPNGRYAVTTELKINYIRPGTGKQLRCVAAILHRGQSLVVCEASLYDDVERLVAHATGSFMLLGHPKTKGATG
- a CDS encoding inositol monophosphatase family protein is translated as MLEIAKQAAREAGGYLKQRFMQQLTPDLESHNDVKLPEDKGSEERIIRLLHQHFPTHTIISEEVGMVRREDEYLWIVDPLDGTNNYFIGYPYFSVSIALQQAGQIVLGVVYNPIAEQMFWAERGKGAYLNGRRISVNTRRELTKAVGSYIRGRDSLSREEELAFTEPFVLRSKRLLRTIAPALDWCLLANGWIDYIILQRSSVMDVAAGILIAQEAGAKITDWQGQTYQHKPFDPDDLPSMMASNGPLHEEVRRLIKE
- the trmB gene encoding tRNA (guanosine(46)-N7)-methyltransferase TrmB is translated as MRLRNIPGAEEALRQYPVFVEDPTAYRGRWQERFGNDHPLHLEIGCGKGRFITTLAEQHPEINFIALEVKAEVIYRTAQRTEKRPIPNLALVQYNATLLPDLFAEQELDRIYLNFSDPWPKRRHHKRRLTYAGFLRMYKQVLKPHGEIHLKTDNEKLFEYSLNQFSEERFQLRHITFDLHQSPFAEQNVMTEYEERFASRGQRIYRTEAVYLP
- a CDS encoding HAMP domain-containing protein, whose product is MKAVESDDFDKARQLMFGEEYASYKQKINEMILQFQETMEKRVDGEKKQASDMAAFYLMLTNVMIALVLLRGAGVFVVLFKKLRPLTVVSQRLNELAGNEGDLTARLPVTGKDEVGELSASFNAMLEQIQRLVAQVGESAEQVVASAEELSAGVEQNSKAAEQISLTIQEVAAGTDRQVQSVGEGSASIAAMTNQI
- a CDS encoding methyl-accepting chemotaxis protein, coding for MAAHAGDVSQKAEDTSNRAVAGNQSIQTAIKQMNSIHRTMKDLAVVVNTLSDNTANIGQITQVITEITAQTNLLAHNAAIEAARAGEHGRGFAVVADEVRKLAEQAAASTQEIVQLIATIQEATSRAVELMETGTEEVTMGIEVVHTAGESFEQIQQSIRIVTTQIQQITYLPDRHPPAANRSTKRLNRSLRLPPKQRRARKVFPRQPRNSWHPWKIFQHPLLLWPKWQKNCSS
- a CDS encoding methyl-accepting chemotaxis protein, with the protein product MKRRIKLSVGKKLYMGFIFMMLLVLGVGSLGMKEMSSIYQEAEEINGNWLPGVSIINNVNYLTERVLSLELKYVVTQDQSQRDKLLAEMDQTLGKVETALSRYQAKIVLDEERKAFTSLQETWAQYLELHQQMIDVGKQGESFAMDLLLLDADTIYSEMQGYIDTLIKLNNDGANQAIKEADAAYQRANNLTGWLLGISVLFGMVYAYRLTRSITVPLKQISDNMKQVGQGDLRVEDVACKNRDEIGSLAADCNNMVRDLREVIGQVGTSAVNLSASSEQLAASADQTADATQQIASTIQEVASGADSQQQSAEESARSMEEMVTGIQRIAESAAAASELSAQTSDEAARGDETIQQAVRNMESIRHSVGRSTEVIRQLEERSREIGEIIAVITGIAGQTNLLALNAAIEAARAGEQGRGFAVVADEVRKLAEQSEASAQHIAQLIEQIQSDTHLSVESMTTANRDVSEGMTTVRDAGEAFERIVQAVTRTTDQIQEVSAASEQLSASAQQVTGTVELMAMIARESTSHIQGVAGLSEEQLASMEEISSSTANLSKMAQELQELTQRFRL
- a CDS encoding M20 metallopeptidase family protein, with translation MTIKEACQSLTGEIVKWRREFHRHPELSYAESRTASVVAGMLRQFGLDVREGVNGYGVVADLVGKIPGKTVALRADMDALAIVEETGLPYASEVPGIMHACGHDGHMAALLGAAQILSGMRDRLRGSVRFIFQPAEEIPPGGAIGMIEAGALDGVDVIFGLHLWSEFPVGTFYTTQGPMMAAADLFTVTISGKGGHGGLPHKTVDSLVIASHLVMASQHIVSRQVNPLDSGVVTFGLLQSGSAFNVIADKAVLKGTVRSFDPVVRDLLQGRLEQTAASIAQMYGARIDMDYVRGYPAVINHEREARAAMQEAEPVFGAQHVGIMQPNMAGEDFAYYLQKVPGAFCFVGAGLPEGPVYPHHHPRFVIDERALPLATEWLCRMALRYVM
- the ilvD gene encoding dihydroxy-acid dehydratase, whose protein sequence is MAKQKRRSDMIKKGFDRAPHRSLLRAAGVKEEDFDKPFIAICNSYIDIIPGHVHLQEFGKVVKEAVREAGAVPFEFNTIGVDDGIAMGHIGMRYSLPSREIIADSFETVVNAHWFDGVICIPNCDKITPGMMMGALRVNIPSVFISGGPMAAGKTSDGRSISLSSVFEGVGAHQAGLINDDQLQELEQFGCPTCGSCSGMFTANSMNCLAEVLGIALPGNGTILATWPERKELAKSTAAHLMHLIEHDIKPRDIVTAEAIDDAFALDMAMGGSTNTVLHTLALAHEAGVDYPIERINQVADRVPHLCKLAPASDYHIEDCHHAGGVSAILRELSKKEGALHMERITVTGKTLAENVKDAEIKDEKVIHRLDNPYSERGGLAVLFGNIAPEGAIIKTGAVDASIKKHEGPAICFDSQEEALAGIANGKVKEGHVVVIRYEGPKGGPGMPEMLAPTSQIVGMGLGTKVALITDGRFSGASRGISIGHVSPEAAEGGPIAFIRDGDLITIDLEGRSIQLHVSDEELAKRKAEWPGFEPKIKTGYLARYTKLVTNASKGGIMEI